From the Brienomyrus brachyistius isolate T26 chromosome 23, BBRACH_0.4, whole genome shotgun sequence genome, the window aaaattatcttaGCATTTACAATATGTGTGCACATTACttcatttattattgttatagtAGTTGAAATCGTGGGTGTTGCAGTTTTGAAACAAGTTTGAACACCTCGTTTGATCCCACAATAAACCCTGAGAGCTGATACTGCCCACTTCTCTTGGTTAACATAACAGAACGTCTAGATAGCAGACATATGTTGAAATTACATTGATTCCATATGAGACAAAAAGGCTGAAACAACGTTGATCTTCAGTCTTTCACTTTATATTAATATCGAATCAAGCTTTTGCCGCCATCAGTTTTTCAGTATTGAAAACTGACCAAAGATCCATTCAGTTTCAAcgttgataatttaacactgaccataattcaacgcATACAACCATAATTTAACGTTGAAACAATAACACGATGCTATCTGGGACGGCATCAAAAGCAGACGGGAATGTAGCAGAAGCGTCATTGTTCTGAGTCTGAATTGTATAATTTGCCTACTGCCGTTTTGTCacagaatgatttggtgtggcGGTATTCTGCTGCTGCCCGTCTTGGCGCTGGCCAACTTCACTCAGGGTCCTTCGCTACTACTGGACTCGGAATGGGAGAGCTGGAAGACCGTCTACGAGAAGGACTACAACAGCCAGGTAGGTTCATGCACGATGACTGAGAGATACGGCAAACGTGCTCTTTTTATCCCACTGATCGGTATATACTTCATTAATCGGTTATGCAGTTCAATAACTCTGGTTAAATCTATAtagctttttaaataaagttaCGAAGACGCTTTTCTGAACCATCTAGTATTTGATAACTTATTCTAATTATTTAATAAGTGAATCGTACTATGGATTTCCACAAAGTTATTCAGAGCCTACTGTAGAAGTGACTTATTGTACTACTCTTGGTCATCGATGAGAGTAACTTCAAACTGCATCAGCCTTGGAGCTCCGAGCTAAGTTAAGCCGCTACTCCGTATAATATTTCCAGAAGTTGCAGATTACGGAGACTTTAGGATTAAACTTCAATGAAGCTGAGAAAGTGAGAGTGAGGCTTAGAACATTATGTGGGCTTCTCCAAAACACCAGTGAAGATGGAAGAATGGAGAAAGACTCCACCAgatcaatgacaagtcatgtaTCAGAGTTCTGATGACCTGACGGAACATGCTCAGCTTCTGACTGTGAAAGAATGAGCTCACCACAGCCTGGACCAATAAGAACACTGTTAACGGATTGGACTGGAACTTTCAGGGGGAGGAACAAAGTCGGAGGTCCATCTGGGAGAAGAATATGCAGCTGATTGATGCCCATAACCATGAATACAAGCGGGGGATCCATTCCTATCAGCTGGGGATGAACAGCCTGGGAGACATGGTGGGTACCTCTTTCAGTATGATATATCCATGGTACCTGGTACTCTCAGTGTTGCCTTGCCCTTTCCTTACTTTTACACTTTCCGTGCCAATTCATACTTTTTTCCTTCATCCAATATGACCAATATGACCTTAATATGACAGATCTCACATATCAAGCTTTTAATAATTAGTGCGGCTAAAAACTTTTTCCACATCATCCAACAATTACTAAAAAGTACAGTGAAAACAATGGCAGGTATATATATCCAAATGGTGTCTTCTTACAGAATCACCCAAAGTTTATTTTGATCATGATCATTTTCCTTCCTCGTCCTTTTTCGGCTCCCAGGCTCATTTTGCGTTGTGTCAAAAGAAGTCGCTGAAAAACAGTGGAATTGACCACGTATTAAAAATGTCTGTTACAAACCTTATAATGTTTAGCACATGGGCATCGCTGAACCCCTTCTACTGGAGCATGTGCTCCAGCACCTATGTGCTTTGCCCCAGTAAAATCTCACATTCAAATCTTATGTAtaatagggggtgggggggcctgtGTCCCAGCAGGGCTTTATGCATGGgcgtcgccgccattaaatctgagggggatgTGTCCCCTTCACATTtaataattattcatttggacccccccacatttaacataaaatattagttttatcccagtgtgccccccccacattcaaaatgcttctgacaccCCTGGCTTTATGTCTAGCAGCCCCCTGGTTTACCACCTAAATGTAATATGGCTAAATACACTGATCTGCAGCGGGAACTTCCCTGCAAAGATGAATACTTTGTTATCAAAAAAGAGCTGCAACAGATGGCACTTACGTTGATCACTAATTTGTACAGACGAGCGAGGAAGTGGCTATGAAGATGACCGGGCTGAGAGTGCCACGGTTCAGGAAGTCCAACAGCACCTTCCTCCCTGACGGTGACCTACGGAAGCTGCCCAGGTCCATTGACTACCGCAAGAAGGGTTATGTCACCCCAGTCAGGCACCAGGTCAGTGCAGAGGATTGTGGGAGGAGACATTGGACTAGAGAGAGCAGATGATTATTATCTTTTGTTTTCTTGTATTTCTTGACTTTATATATTGGTAAAAATTCTTGTTtgtaataaatatgaaaatgtaacatttcAGCCAATGCTAAGGGCTACTTAAGGAAGAAAATATCATGCTCATGAAAAGCACTTCATCTTCTCctgacattttaataaaaaaataacccaAAACACAATAGCATGGGTAGGATAGGAAGTTCAAAGACTTGAGTTTATAAATATACACAATTTACTCTTAAAATCCAAAGCCTTTGTTTTTCTGAAAGTCACTTTTGATTTTGATTCACCTGGTAACTAAGATATGTCACTTAACCAGACAACAAAAAGGAGGAAGAAAAGTACAACGCAGATGAAAAGATAGATGTAACTAACAGATAGCGATGTTAGGTTTGATACTGAAGCTCATCACACCCAGAATCAATCAGGCAGTGAGCATTGTTGTTTTTGAACAAACATAATATTTAATGAATCTGTGTCATCAGCTACAAGAAATAGTGCAGTCGGTCCTGGGATCCTTTTATTTAACTGGCTTGAGGAAagacccctgcctcgtgctgaGTTTGAGCCTGTTTTTCAACGGCTAATGTGTAGTAACAGTTTAagaaatttatatatttatatcacCTAATTTGAAACTGAAACTATACCACAGTAAGACAAGTACATTCCCAAGGAATTTTAATTTCCCCTGGTTAATGCCATTGTTGCTCAACCAGATTCACGAATGGGAAACTCTtatttagaaaaacacagtcctgccccctggtggacaaagagAAACTTGCAGCCTTTTCAAAGATGGGATTTCCTCGCTGCAGGGATCCTGTGGCTCCTGCTGGGCCTTCAGTGCCGCTGGTGCCCTGGAGGGCCTGATGAAGAAGAAGACGGGGAAGCTGGTGTCACTCAGCCCTCAGAATCTGGTGGACTGTGTTAACCAAAGTGGCTGTATAGGAGGCTTCATGACAGATGCCTTCAAATACATCAGCACCAATAAAGGCATCGACTCTGAGAAGGCGTACCCTTATGTTGCAAAGGTAGGTCTTTCAATTAATACTCATATCAACATTCCTCTGAGATTTTCTCACAAAAACAGATCTTATCTATGATCCATTGTATGTAGCTTACTCTTGTAATTCCAGTTCCATTCTTCACAAAATGTTGGCGAGGACGAAACCAAGAAAATCTGCTtaaattttcaaatatgtagatTCAACAAATTGGCAATAATTCAAAACTATAGTCCAAGTAAGGTTCTTACTCAGTGCTTTATTTGTGCTGGAGTTTGCCCTACCTTAGTTCCAGGACCTTGGGATCAGAGCAGTCTGTACATTAGCACCTCTTAGGTGTGTCTGACATCTCAAATGCTACATCCAACATAATAAGAATaacagatactttattgattccttgacgcctcccccaacttgctctctaTTGGTTAGAGCAAGTTGGCTGCAAAGGGCGGCCGCCCacagcagcacccagggagatgggggttaagggcctttctcaAGGAGCCGCAGATATACTAAGACCAGGTCTGAACCagcaactttctgatcacaggcagaagCTTAGTCACACGCAAACCTAGCTTATGGTTCTCCTATGGTTAGTTTATGCTCCAGGTTATTATGCATCAGAATGCGCCGCAAATGTTTTGGGAACTAATGTTACATGATCGTTCCTACAGAAAATCTGATTGGAGGTTTTCCTGATGGTTCTTGTTTGAAATGGTTAGGGGAACGTTAATGCAAACAGGTTTCCACTTTACAAAAGTGAAAATGTTCCATAAACCAAAACATCTATTCAAAAACTATagtcatatttacatttaaaaactTTCCTGGAAACCATCGGACAACCAAACTTTCTGGGAACGTTCCCGTAACTAAAAACGAAACGTTCTGGGACCGAAAAATTGTTTGGATTAaacttaaaattaatttgaattaaataataaatgaaattttAACTAAAGAAATGTACATTTATGAAAATCGTTTGTGTTGTATGATTTTTTGACATACACCGGCATAAATTAGTATGTTTGGCTTATATGACTTATGATTTGAAAAGGAAAATCCGCACCAACAACCGAACCGCGCGAAGAAAAATCCACTTGTTGTCCATTAAAATAGACAAGGTTACAGGGCAGGTTGTCATAGCAAAATAATTAAAGGCAAATGCTAAAAAGACAGAATAATATGAAATTTTGGAAAATAAACAGTCATCGGAACCCAAGCAGAGCAGCAATAAAGAAGAAAACCTGACGGAAAACATCGAGGAGAGGAGAAGCGTTTGTGGAGGCTAATGGAAAGGACAACAAAAAGGAGGAAGAAAAGTGCAACATATGAAAAGATAGATGTAACTAACAGGTAGTGATGTTAGGTTTGATACTGAAGCTCCCAAGCtgccagaaaaaaataaaccagtAACACAAATCACGGTTCGAAGCGCGGTTAGTTCTTGGCAACAACACGTGATTAATGACGTCTGAAGCTTCGGTCAGGACACAACCACCGCGTTGGCTTTGGAGTGATAAGGAAGCGCGAATCCCGGCCGTCGTGCTGCGGGGGTCTGCTTTGCAAACAGTGAAAAGaaagtagtgattgaagaaacGAGTACGTGTGGGAGTTTGAGAACATACAAACAGACAGGCTAAAaacgtgaaaaaaaaatcaacattgtgTTATTTATATATGGCATTAGAAATGCGTTTATTTTACTTACCTTACATTATATGCATGCAACAGTATATTGTCTACATATCAGATGTTTGGTCTGTTCTTAGAAATTGTTATAATAATGAGACGCCATCAATGTTGagtttttttctcatttatttatgtgttaACCTACAATGACCCTAATGTGCATTAGTAAGATTGTGGCGACAGAGTGAAAATGAATATAAAATATGCATACGTTTAGTAATAACCTCGTTGGATGTACCATTTATtcatatataattaaaaactCAGGCGACATATTTAGTGTTTATAATGGCCTTTATTCATAAGACAACAAATGATTTCACAAGTAAGACATAAGCCGACGTACTGGTTAAACGTAGCTCCTGCCAAGTTAATAACTGCTTACCTTTGACCCCCAGGTACATTGACGCTTGAGAAGGGTCTGGTTGCTTAACACTGGGTGTCCTCCGCTAGCaggttctccactgtggggCTACTTCTGGCTGGGACATGACTTTATGCACACTTCAGGAATGGAGGCAAAGTATAGGGTAGACATATTACTCTAATTcttaattattataaattagTAGAATTTGATTATAAATTAGTAGAATAGAAGttcaactttcaacttacgaactttcagacatactaacgaagaggactgcaagtccaaattgtgttcattgggctcctgtttccgcaacataatttttttgttcTGGGCGCTAATTCCGCCTAGTATGACTTCTGTCCGCtattcccgccgcgcagcagcgtagcgtgcgtactcccagcatattAGTTTTTGGACttacgtatacccttaaaatgatgttgaataacaaatttcaagttacgaacgaccGTTTGGAACGTGagtcattcgtaagtagaggagtatTCAGGTATAACGTAGGATATACCACCACTAGGGGGAATCAGATGACCTCTACAATCACGCTGGGTATGATGTTAGCGCCACGTCAGGAGCTAACCTTTATAATTCAGCCTACTGAGTTCTCTTTAGAAGCGTCATGTCTGGGCCAGGAGTGGAACACCCTCCTTAATGTACATTCCTGTAGGGCTTCCCAGTCAGACTTTACCAGTCAGACTTCCTAGCTTGACAAATTCTTTATATCCATCAG encodes:
- the LOC125718635 gene encoding cathepsin K-like, encoding MIWCGGILLLPVLALANFTQGPSLLLDSEWESWKTVYEKDYNSQGEEQSRRSIWEKNMQLIDAHNHEYKRGIHSYQLGMNSLGDMTSEEVAMKMTGLRVPRFRKSNSTFLPDGDLRKLPRSIDYRKKGYVTPVRHQGSCGSCWAFSAAGALEGLMKKKTGKLVSLSPQNLVDCVNQSGCIGGFMTDAFKYISTNKGIDSEKAYPYVAKDQACAYYASGKAAMCRWYKEVESGNERELRVAVGRVGPVSAAVSSLLDTFRFYKRGVYNDPRCSADDIDHAVLVVGYSFTCWGKKYWIIKNSWGTDWGMKGYMRLARNLNNICGIATMASYPII